The Struthio camelus isolate bStrCam1 chromosome 5, bStrCam1.hap1, whole genome shotgun sequence genome has a segment encoding these proteins:
- the VWCE gene encoding von Willebrand factor C and EGF domain-containing protein isoform X10, translating to MLSPGSGQCTLPLCSFGCGSGLCIAPNLCSCPDGEQGITCPEPPGTCGEYGCDLSCNHGGCQEVARVCPLGFSMVETANGVRCTDIDECLSAACEGLCVNTEGGFVCECGPGMQLSADRHSCQDTDECLATPCQHRCKNSVGSYRCSCRPGYHLHGNRHSCVDVNECRRPGERRACQHACHNTPGSYLCSCRPGYRLSGDRVSCEGFPKSILAPSPILQSLQHPPTLLLLPPGPGGPLPVPRGSPSPYLPAPAPGTQTPSLPAAPSSPAAVLLLRTEGAPGTSAPPPPPALPSPRCWYRGAPREHGTRWTEPGCLSCACQEGRVLCTSVSCPVACSHPLPAPDGGCCPSCTGCLHDGVARAEGDVFSLPDGNCTVCVCLAGNVSCISPECPPGPCSSASTADCCSCQPAKCNFHGRTYVHGARFSLDGDDCTTCICRSGEVECSFTPCPALDCPQQEWHLGPGQCCFTCRDPPPPSGCYVDDNGVEFPVGQIWSPGDPCELCICQADGSVSCKRTDCVETCPYPIQIPGQCCPDCSAGCTYMGRIFYNNETFPSVLDPCLSCICLLGSVACSPVDCAIFCTYPFHPEGECCPVCNDCNYEGRKVMNGQTFSPEGEPCTRCTCQLGEVSCEKRLCPQSCAEPTMLPAACCPACHADSRVLLQSSDPSPSHDDSPASTPRPSLPPSTASPRRLAQLLLRASLPPLDAQPPDAAAPSPSPGSAVAGASHLLGPSPPERHGGPLAAVLPTPLPGPTGFFGTAAAMGSPSSSPEAQGPPEDVDPSAVLPSSMEHPRGHTAP from the exons ATGCTGTCGCCAGGCAGCGGGCAGTGCACTCTGC CGCTCTGCTCCTTCGGCTGCGGCAGCGGCTTGTGCATCGCCCCCAACCTCTGCTCTTGCCCGGATGGAGAGCAGGGCATCACGTGCCCAG AGCCACCTGGCACCTGCGGGGAGTACGGCTGCGACCTCTCCTGCAACCACGGCGGGTGCCAAGAGGTGGCCCGTGTCTGCCCCCTCGGCTTCTCCATGGTGGAGACAGCCAACGGAGTCCGCTGTACTG ACATTGACGAGTGCCTGAGCGCTGCCTGCGAAGGACTCTGCGTCAACACCGAGGGTGGCTTCGTCTGCGAGTGCGGCCCTGGCATGCAGCTCTCCGCTGACCGCCACAGCTGCCAGG ATACGGACGAGTGCCTGGCAACGCCGTGCCAGCATCGCTGCAAGAACAGCGTTGGCAGCTACCGCTGCTCCTGCCGGCCTGGCTACCACCTCCACGGCAACAGGCACTCCTGCGTGG ATGTCAACGAGTGCCGGCGGCCAGGAGAGAGACGGGCCTGCCAGCACGCCTGCCACAACACGCCGGGCAGCTATCTGTGCTCCTGCCGCCCCGGGTACCGTCTTAGTGGGGACAGGGTGTCCTGCGAAG GCTTCCCCAAATCCATCCTGGCCCCATCCCCTATCCTGCAGTCCCTGCAGCACCcacccactctcctcctgctccctcctggcccGGGGGGACCCCTCCCGGTCCCTAGGGGCTCCCCCTCTCCCTacctcccagccccagctccaggcaCCCAAaccccttccttgcctgctgccccctcgtCCCCAGCCGCTGTGCTGTTGCTGCGTACAGAGGGAGCTCCTGGCAcctctgcgccgccgccgccgcctgctctgCCATCCCCCCGCTGCTGGTACCGGGGAGCCCCCCGGGAGCACGGCACCCGCTGGACGGAGCCAGGCTGCCTGAGCTGTGCCTGCCAA GAAGGACGAGTGCTCTGCACGTCTGTGAGCTGCCCCGTGGCCTGCTCCCACCCGCTGCCTGCCCCGGATGGGGGGTGCTGCCCCAGCTGCACAG GCTGTCTGCACGACGGGGTGGCCCGGGCCGAGGGCGATGTCTTCTCCCTGCCAGATGGGAACTGCACCGTCTGCGTATGCCTG GCTGGCAACGTCTCCTGCATCTCCCCCGAGTGccctccaggtccctgctccagcGCCTCGACAGCCGACTGCTGCTCCTGCCAGCCAG CAAAATGCAACTTTCATGGCCGCACATATGTACATGGAGCCCGGTTCAGCCTGGATGGGGATGACTGCACCACCTGTATCTGCCGG AGTGGTGAGGTGGAGTGCTCCTTCACCCCATGCCCTGCGCTGGACTGCCCTCAGCAGGAGTGGCACCTGGGCCCTGGGCAGTGCTGCTTCACCTgccgggaccccccgcccccctcaG GTTGCTATGTGGATGACAACGGGGTCGAGTTTCCTGTCGGACAGATCTGGTCTCCGGGCGATCCCTGTGAGTTATGCATCTGCCAG GCAGATGGCTCAGTGAGCTGCAAGCGGACGGACTGCGTGGAGACATGTCCCTACCCCATCCAGATCCCCGGGCAGTGCTGTCCTGACTGCTCAGCAG GCTGCACCTACATGGGAAGGATCTTTTACAACAATGAGACATTCCCATCTGTCCTGGACCCCTGTCTAAGCTGCATCTGCCTG CTGGGCTCAGTGGCTTGCTCACCTGTGGACTGTGCCATCTTCTGCACGTACCCGTTCCACCCAGAAGGGGAGTGTTGCCCTGTCTGTAACG ACTGCAACTACGAGGGCAGGAAAGTGATGAACGGCCAGACGTTCAGCCCTGAGGGTGAGCCATGTACCCGCTGCACGTGCCAG CTCGGGGAGGTGAGCTGCGAGAAGAGGCTGTGTCCCCAGTCCTGCGCAGAGCCCACCATgctcccagctgcctgctgcccgGCCTGCCACG CAGATTCCcgggtcctgctgcagagcagtgacCCTTCCCCATCCCATGATGACTCGCCTGCCAGCACCCCACGTCCCAGCCTTCCACCATCCACTGCCTCTCCGCGCCGCCTGGCCCAGCTTCTGCTCCGCGCTAGCCTGCCTCCTCTGGATGCTCAGCCCCCTgacgcagcagcccccagcccctctccgggCAGCGCAGTGGCTGGGGCGTCTCATCTGCTGGGGCCAAGCCCCCCAGAGCGCCATGGGGGGCCCTTGGCAGCCGTTCTGCCCACTCCTCTCCCTGGTCCCACTGGCTTCTTTGGCACTGCGGCTGCCATGGGCAGCCCCAGCTCAAGCCCTGAGGCTCAGGGACCTCCTGAGGATGTGGACCCCtcagctgtgctgccatccagcaTGGAGCACCCCCGGGGCCACACGGCTCCCTAG
- the VWCE gene encoding von Willebrand factor C and EGF domain-containing protein isoform X8 — protein sequence MSPRASGRRVGPHICFSGFGSGCCPGWMLSPGSGQCTLPLCSFGCGSGLCIAPNLCSCPDGEQGITCPEPPGTCGEYGCDLSCNHGGCQEVARVCPLGFSMVETANGVRCTDIDECLSAACEGLCVNTEGGFVCECGPGMQLSADRHSCQDTDECLATPCQHRCKNSVGSYRCSCRPGYHLHGNRHSCVDVNECRRPGERRACQHACHNTPGSYLCSCRPGYRLSGDRVSCEGFPKSILAPSPILQSLQHPPTLLLLPPGPGGPLPVPRGSPSPYLPAPAPGTQTPSLPAAPSSPAAVLLLRTEGAPGTSAPPPPPALPSPRCWYRGAPREHGTRWTEPGCLSCACQEGRVLCTSVSCPVACSHPLPAPDGGCCPSCTGCLHDGVARAEGDVFSLPDGNCTVCVCLAGNVSCISPECPPGPCSSASTADCCSCQPAKCNFHGRTYVHGARFSLDGDDCTTCICRSGEVECSFTPCPALDCPQQEWHLGPGQCCFTCRDPPPPSGCYVDDNGVEFPVGQIWSPGDPYGSVSCKRTDCVETCPYPIQIPGQCCPDCSAGCTYMGRIFYNNETFPSVLDPCLSCICLLGSVACSPVDCAIFCTYPFHPEGECCPVCNDCNYEGRKVMNGQTFSPEGEPCTRCTCQLGEVSCEKRLCPQSCAEPTMLPAACCPACHAADSRVLLQSSDPSPSHDDSPASTPRPSLPPSTASPRRLAQLLLRASLPPLDAQPPDAAAPSPSPGSAVAGASHLLGPSPPERHGGPLAAVLPTPLPGPTGFFGTAAAMGSPSSSPEAQGPPEDVDPSAVLPSSMEHPRGHTAP from the exons ATGTCGCCGCGTGCTTCGGG GCGCCGCGTGGGGCCGCACATCTGCTTCTCGGGCTTCGGCAGCGGATGTTGCCCCGGGTGGATGCTGTCGCCAGGCAGCGGGCAGTGCACTCTGC CGCTCTGCTCCTTCGGCTGCGGCAGCGGCTTGTGCATCGCCCCCAACCTCTGCTCTTGCCCGGATGGAGAGCAGGGCATCACGTGCCCAG AGCCACCTGGCACCTGCGGGGAGTACGGCTGCGACCTCTCCTGCAACCACGGCGGGTGCCAAGAGGTGGCCCGTGTCTGCCCCCTCGGCTTCTCCATGGTGGAGACAGCCAACGGAGTCCGCTGTACTG ACATTGACGAGTGCCTGAGCGCTGCCTGCGAAGGACTCTGCGTCAACACCGAGGGTGGCTTCGTCTGCGAGTGCGGCCCTGGCATGCAGCTCTCCGCTGACCGCCACAGCTGCCAGG ATACGGACGAGTGCCTGGCAACGCCGTGCCAGCATCGCTGCAAGAACAGCGTTGGCAGCTACCGCTGCTCCTGCCGGCCTGGCTACCACCTCCACGGCAACAGGCACTCCTGCGTGG ATGTCAACGAGTGCCGGCGGCCAGGAGAGAGACGGGCCTGCCAGCACGCCTGCCACAACACGCCGGGCAGCTATCTGTGCTCCTGCCGCCCCGGGTACCGTCTTAGTGGGGACAGGGTGTCCTGCGAAG GCTTCCCCAAATCCATCCTGGCCCCATCCCCTATCCTGCAGTCCCTGCAGCACCcacccactctcctcctgctccctcctggcccGGGGGGACCCCTCCCGGTCCCTAGGGGCTCCCCCTCTCCCTacctcccagccccagctccaggcaCCCAAaccccttccttgcctgctgccccctcgtCCCCAGCCGCTGTGCTGTTGCTGCGTACAGAGGGAGCTCCTGGCAcctctgcgccgccgccgccgcctgctctgCCATCCCCCCGCTGCTGGTACCGGGGAGCCCCCCGGGAGCACGGCACCCGCTGGACGGAGCCAGGCTGCCTGAGCTGTGCCTGCCAA GAAGGACGAGTGCTCTGCACGTCTGTGAGCTGCCCCGTGGCCTGCTCCCACCCGCTGCCTGCCCCGGATGGGGGGTGCTGCCCCAGCTGCACAG GCTGTCTGCACGACGGGGTGGCCCGGGCCGAGGGCGATGTCTTCTCCCTGCCAGATGGGAACTGCACCGTCTGCGTATGCCTG GCTGGCAACGTCTCCTGCATCTCCCCCGAGTGccctccaggtccctgctccagcGCCTCGACAGCCGACTGCTGCTCCTGCCAGCCAG CAAAATGCAACTTTCATGGCCGCACATATGTACATGGAGCCCGGTTCAGCCTGGATGGGGATGACTGCACCACCTGTATCTGCCGG AGTGGTGAGGTGGAGTGCTCCTTCACCCCATGCCCTGCGCTGGACTGCCCTCAGCAGGAGTGGCACCTGGGCCCTGGGCAGTGCTGCTTCACCTgccgggaccccccgcccccctcaG GTTGCTATGTGGATGACAACGGGGTCGAGTTTCCTGTCGGACAGATCTGGTCTCCGGGCGATCCCT ATGGCTCAGTGAGCTGCAAGCGGACGGACTGCGTGGAGACATGTCCCTACCCCATCCAGATCCCCGGGCAGTGCTGTCCTGACTGCTCAGCAG GCTGCACCTACATGGGAAGGATCTTTTACAACAATGAGACATTCCCATCTGTCCTGGACCCCTGTCTAAGCTGCATCTGCCTG CTGGGCTCAGTGGCTTGCTCACCTGTGGACTGTGCCATCTTCTGCACGTACCCGTTCCACCCAGAAGGGGAGTGTTGCCCTGTCTGTAACG ACTGCAACTACGAGGGCAGGAAAGTGATGAACGGCCAGACGTTCAGCCCTGAGGGTGAGCCATGTACCCGCTGCACGTGCCAG CTCGGGGAGGTGAGCTGCGAGAAGAGGCTGTGTCCCCAGTCCTGCGCAGAGCCCACCATgctcccagctgcctgctgcccgGCCTGCCACG CAGCAGATTCCcgggtcctgctgcagagcagtgacCCTTCCCCATCCCATGATGACTCGCCTGCCAGCACCCCACGTCCCAGCCTTCCACCATCCACTGCCTCTCCGCGCCGCCTGGCCCAGCTTCTGCTCCGCGCTAGCCTGCCTCCTCTGGATGCTCAGCCCCCTgacgcagcagcccccagcccctctccgggCAGCGCAGTGGCTGGGGCGTCTCATCTGCTGGGGCCAAGCCCCCCAGAGCGCCATGGGGGGCCCTTGGCAGCCGTTCTGCCCACTCCTCTCCCTGGTCCCACTGGCTTCTTTGGCACTGCGGCTGCCATGGGCAGCCCCAGCTCAAGCCCTGAGGCTCAGGGACCTCCTGAGGATGTGGACCCCtcagctgtgctgccatccagcaTGGAGCACCCCCGGGGCCACACGGCTCCCTAG
- the VWCE gene encoding von Willebrand factor C and EGF domain-containing protein isoform X7, with protein MSPRASGRRVGPHICFSGFGSGCCPGWMLSPGSGQCTLPLCSFGCGSGLCIAPNLCSCPDGEQGITCPEPPGTCGEYGCDLSCNHGGCQEVARVCPLGFSMVETANGVRCTDIDECLSAACEGLCVNTEGGFVCECGPGMQLSADRHSCQDTDECLATPCQHRCKNSVGSYRCSCRPGYHLHGNRHSCVDVNECRRPGERRACQHACHNTPGSYLCSCRPGYRLSGDRVSCEGFPKSILAPSPILQSLQHPPTLLLLPPGPGGPLPVPRGSPSPYLPAPAPGTQTPSLPAAPSSPAAVLLLRTEGAPGTSAPPPPPALPSPRCWYRGAPREHGTRWTEPGCLSCACQEGRVLCTSVSCPVACSHPLPAPDGGCCPSCTGCLHDGVARAEGDVFSLPDGNCTVCVCLAGNVSCISPECPPGPCSSASTADCCSCQPAKCNFHGRTYVHGARFSLDGDDCTTCICRSGEVECSFTPCPALDCPQQEWHLGPGQCCFTCRDPPPPSGCYVDDNGVEFPVGQIWSPGDPCELCICQADGSVSCKRTDCVETCPYPIQIPGQCCPDCSAGCTYMGRIFYNNETFPSVLDPCLSCICLLGSVACSPVDCAIFCTYPFHPEGECCPVCNDCNYEGRKVMNGQTFSPEGEPCTRCTCQLGEVSCEKRLCPQSCAEPTMLPAACCPACHAADSRVLLQSSDPSPSHDDSPASTPRPSLPPSTASPRRLAQLLLRASLPPLDAQPPDAAAPSPSPGSAVAGASHLLGPSPPERHGGPLAAVLPTPLPGPTGFFGTAAAMGSPSSSPEAQGPPEDVDPSAVLPSSMEHPRGHTAP; from the exons ATGTCGCCGCGTGCTTCGGG GCGCCGCGTGGGGCCGCACATCTGCTTCTCGGGCTTCGGCAGCGGATGTTGCCCCGGGTGGATGCTGTCGCCAGGCAGCGGGCAGTGCACTCTGC CGCTCTGCTCCTTCGGCTGCGGCAGCGGCTTGTGCATCGCCCCCAACCTCTGCTCTTGCCCGGATGGAGAGCAGGGCATCACGTGCCCAG AGCCACCTGGCACCTGCGGGGAGTACGGCTGCGACCTCTCCTGCAACCACGGCGGGTGCCAAGAGGTGGCCCGTGTCTGCCCCCTCGGCTTCTCCATGGTGGAGACAGCCAACGGAGTCCGCTGTACTG ACATTGACGAGTGCCTGAGCGCTGCCTGCGAAGGACTCTGCGTCAACACCGAGGGTGGCTTCGTCTGCGAGTGCGGCCCTGGCATGCAGCTCTCCGCTGACCGCCACAGCTGCCAGG ATACGGACGAGTGCCTGGCAACGCCGTGCCAGCATCGCTGCAAGAACAGCGTTGGCAGCTACCGCTGCTCCTGCCGGCCTGGCTACCACCTCCACGGCAACAGGCACTCCTGCGTGG ATGTCAACGAGTGCCGGCGGCCAGGAGAGAGACGGGCCTGCCAGCACGCCTGCCACAACACGCCGGGCAGCTATCTGTGCTCCTGCCGCCCCGGGTACCGTCTTAGTGGGGACAGGGTGTCCTGCGAAG GCTTCCCCAAATCCATCCTGGCCCCATCCCCTATCCTGCAGTCCCTGCAGCACCcacccactctcctcctgctccctcctggcccGGGGGGACCCCTCCCGGTCCCTAGGGGCTCCCCCTCTCCCTacctcccagccccagctccaggcaCCCAAaccccttccttgcctgctgccccctcgtCCCCAGCCGCTGTGCTGTTGCTGCGTACAGAGGGAGCTCCTGGCAcctctgcgccgccgccgccgcctgctctgCCATCCCCCCGCTGCTGGTACCGGGGAGCCCCCCGGGAGCACGGCACCCGCTGGACGGAGCCAGGCTGCCTGAGCTGTGCCTGCCAA GAAGGACGAGTGCTCTGCACGTCTGTGAGCTGCCCCGTGGCCTGCTCCCACCCGCTGCCTGCCCCGGATGGGGGGTGCTGCCCCAGCTGCACAG GCTGTCTGCACGACGGGGTGGCCCGGGCCGAGGGCGATGTCTTCTCCCTGCCAGATGGGAACTGCACCGTCTGCGTATGCCTG GCTGGCAACGTCTCCTGCATCTCCCCCGAGTGccctccaggtccctgctccagcGCCTCGACAGCCGACTGCTGCTCCTGCCAGCCAG CAAAATGCAACTTTCATGGCCGCACATATGTACATGGAGCCCGGTTCAGCCTGGATGGGGATGACTGCACCACCTGTATCTGCCGG AGTGGTGAGGTGGAGTGCTCCTTCACCCCATGCCCTGCGCTGGACTGCCCTCAGCAGGAGTGGCACCTGGGCCCTGGGCAGTGCTGCTTCACCTgccgggaccccccgcccccctcaG GTTGCTATGTGGATGACAACGGGGTCGAGTTTCCTGTCGGACAGATCTGGTCTCCGGGCGATCCCTGTGAGTTATGCATCTGCCAG GCAGATGGCTCAGTGAGCTGCAAGCGGACGGACTGCGTGGAGACATGTCCCTACCCCATCCAGATCCCCGGGCAGTGCTGTCCTGACTGCTCAGCAG GCTGCACCTACATGGGAAGGATCTTTTACAACAATGAGACATTCCCATCTGTCCTGGACCCCTGTCTAAGCTGCATCTGCCTG CTGGGCTCAGTGGCTTGCTCACCTGTGGACTGTGCCATCTTCTGCACGTACCCGTTCCACCCAGAAGGGGAGTGTTGCCCTGTCTGTAACG ACTGCAACTACGAGGGCAGGAAAGTGATGAACGGCCAGACGTTCAGCCCTGAGGGTGAGCCATGTACCCGCTGCACGTGCCAG CTCGGGGAGGTGAGCTGCGAGAAGAGGCTGTGTCCCCAGTCCTGCGCAGAGCCCACCATgctcccagctgcctgctgcccgGCCTGCCACG CAGCAGATTCCcgggtcctgctgcagagcagtgacCCTTCCCCATCCCATGATGACTCGCCTGCCAGCACCCCACGTCCCAGCCTTCCACCATCCACTGCCTCTCCGCGCCGCCTGGCCCAGCTTCTGCTCCGCGCTAGCCTGCCTCCTCTGGATGCTCAGCCCCCTgacgcagcagcccccagcccctctccgggCAGCGCAGTGGCTGGGGCGTCTCATCTGCTGGGGCCAAGCCCCCCAGAGCGCCATGGGGGGCCCTTGGCAGCCGTTCTGCCCACTCCTCTCCCTGGTCCCACTGGCTTCTTTGGCACTGCGGCTGCCATGGGCAGCCCCAGCTCAAGCCCTGAGGCTCAGGGACCTCCTGAGGATGTGGACCCCtcagctgtgctgccatccagcaTGGAGCACCCCCGGGGCCACACGGCTCCCTAG
- the VWCE gene encoding von Willebrand factor C and EGF domain-containing protein isoform X3, which translates to MAALAGKARLCSSISASPRVRRARCCPRRWAPPVPRAGAGDARRGGWRVGSRRLPPAALPGPLRCSRLPPPPALFPAPAGRRRSRAKGQHAVGARAAKAGGRQAGRQALGACRGLEPPVMLVELLFQAACVSLFLPGGQGRVYPGRKKPASFAVERRRVGPHICFSGFGSGCCPGWMLSPGSGQCTLPLCSFGCGSGLCIAPNLCSCPDGEQGITCPEPPGTCGEYGCDLSCNHGGCQEVARVCPLGFSMVETANGVRCTDIDECLSAACEGLCVNTEGGFVCECGPGMQLSADRHSCQDTDECLATPCQHRCKNSVGSYRCSCRPGYHLHGNRHSCVDVNECRRPGERRACQHACHNTPGSYLCSCRPGYRLSGDRVSCEGFPKSILAPSPILQSLQHPPTLLLLPPGPGGPLPVPRGSPSPYLPAPAPGTQTPSLPAAPSSPAAVLLLRTEGAPGTSAPPPPPALPSPRCWYRGAPREHGTRWTEPGCLSCACQEGRVLCTSVSCPVACSHPLPAPDGGCCPSCTGCLHDGVARAEGDVFSLPDGNCTVCVCLAGNVSCISPECPPGPCSSASTADCCSCQPAKCNFHGRTYVHGARFSLDGDDCTTCICRSGEVECSFTPCPALDCPQQEWHLGPGQCCFTCRDPPPPSGCYVDDNGVEFPVGQIWSPGDPYGSVSCKRTDCVETCPYPIQIPGQCCPDCSAGCTYMGRIFYNNETFPSVLDPCLSCICLLGSVACSPVDCAIFCTYPFHPEGECCPVCNDCNYEGRKVMNGQTFSPEGEPCTRCTCQLGEVSCEKRLCPQSCAEPTMLPAACCPACHAADSRVLLQSSDPSPSHDDSPASTPRPSLPPSTASPRRLAQLLLRASLPPLDAQPPDAAAPSPSPGSAVAGASHLLGPSPPERHGGPLAAVLPTPLPGPTGFFGTAAAMGSPSSSPEAQGPPEDVDPSAVLPSSMEHPRGHTAP; encoded by the exons ATGGCCGCGCTCGCAGGCAAAGCGAGGCTTTGCTCGAGCATCTCCGCGAGCCCCCGCGTGCGGCGTGCCCGCTGTTGCCCGCGCCGCTGGGCTCCTCCAGTCCCGCGGGCTGGCGCGGGGGACGCCCGCCGGGGTGGGTGGAGAGTTGGGTCCCGGCGGCTTCCCCCGGCAGCGCTCCCCGGCCCCCTTCGCTGCTCtcgcctccctccaccccccgcaTTGTTCCCGGCCCcggcaggcaggaggaggagcagggccaagggccagcatgcggTAGGCGCCCGTGCCGCCAAGgcaggaggaaggcaggcaggaaggcaggCGCTGGGAGCGTGCCGTGGGCTGGAGCCGCCTGTCATGTTGGTCGAGctgctcttccaggctgcctgtgtgtccctgttccTCCCAGGCGGCCAGGGCAGGGTTTACCCCGGGAGGAAGAAGCCGGCCAGCTTTGCTGTGGAGAG GCGCCGCGTGGGGCCGCACATCTGCTTCTCGGGCTTCGGCAGCGGATGTTGCCCCGGGTGGATGCTGTCGCCAGGCAGCGGGCAGTGCACTCTGC CGCTCTGCTCCTTCGGCTGCGGCAGCGGCTTGTGCATCGCCCCCAACCTCTGCTCTTGCCCGGATGGAGAGCAGGGCATCACGTGCCCAG AGCCACCTGGCACCTGCGGGGAGTACGGCTGCGACCTCTCCTGCAACCACGGCGGGTGCCAAGAGGTGGCCCGTGTCTGCCCCCTCGGCTTCTCCATGGTGGAGACAGCCAACGGAGTCCGCTGTACTG ACATTGACGAGTGCCTGAGCGCTGCCTGCGAAGGACTCTGCGTCAACACCGAGGGTGGCTTCGTCTGCGAGTGCGGCCCTGGCATGCAGCTCTCCGCTGACCGCCACAGCTGCCAGG ATACGGACGAGTGCCTGGCAACGCCGTGCCAGCATCGCTGCAAGAACAGCGTTGGCAGCTACCGCTGCTCCTGCCGGCCTGGCTACCACCTCCACGGCAACAGGCACTCCTGCGTGG ATGTCAACGAGTGCCGGCGGCCAGGAGAGAGACGGGCCTGCCAGCACGCCTGCCACAACACGCCGGGCAGCTATCTGTGCTCCTGCCGCCCCGGGTACCGTCTTAGTGGGGACAGGGTGTCCTGCGAAG GCTTCCCCAAATCCATCCTGGCCCCATCCCCTATCCTGCAGTCCCTGCAGCACCcacccactctcctcctgctccctcctggcccGGGGGGACCCCTCCCGGTCCCTAGGGGCTCCCCCTCTCCCTacctcccagccccagctccaggcaCCCAAaccccttccttgcctgctgccccctcgtCCCCAGCCGCTGTGCTGTTGCTGCGTACAGAGGGAGCTCCTGGCAcctctgcgccgccgccgccgcctgctctgCCATCCCCCCGCTGCTGGTACCGGGGAGCCCCCCGGGAGCACGGCACCCGCTGGACGGAGCCAGGCTGCCTGAGCTGTGCCTGCCAA GAAGGACGAGTGCTCTGCACGTCTGTGAGCTGCCCCGTGGCCTGCTCCCACCCGCTGCCTGCCCCGGATGGGGGGTGCTGCCCCAGCTGCACAG GCTGTCTGCACGACGGGGTGGCCCGGGCCGAGGGCGATGTCTTCTCCCTGCCAGATGGGAACTGCACCGTCTGCGTATGCCTG GCTGGCAACGTCTCCTGCATCTCCCCCGAGTGccctccaggtccctgctccagcGCCTCGACAGCCGACTGCTGCTCCTGCCAGCCAG CAAAATGCAACTTTCATGGCCGCACATATGTACATGGAGCCCGGTTCAGCCTGGATGGGGATGACTGCACCACCTGTATCTGCCGG AGTGGTGAGGTGGAGTGCTCCTTCACCCCATGCCCTGCGCTGGACTGCCCTCAGCAGGAGTGGCACCTGGGCCCTGGGCAGTGCTGCTTCACCTgccgggaccccccgcccccctcaG GTTGCTATGTGGATGACAACGGGGTCGAGTTTCCTGTCGGACAGATCTGGTCTCCGGGCGATCCCT ATGGCTCAGTGAGCTGCAAGCGGACGGACTGCGTGGAGACATGTCCCTACCCCATCCAGATCCCCGGGCAGTGCTGTCCTGACTGCTCAGCAG GCTGCACCTACATGGGAAGGATCTTTTACAACAATGAGACATTCCCATCTGTCCTGGACCCCTGTCTAAGCTGCATCTGCCTG CTGGGCTCAGTGGCTTGCTCACCTGTGGACTGTGCCATCTTCTGCACGTACCCGTTCCACCCAGAAGGGGAGTGTTGCCCTGTCTGTAACG ACTGCAACTACGAGGGCAGGAAAGTGATGAACGGCCAGACGTTCAGCCCTGAGGGTGAGCCATGTACCCGCTGCACGTGCCAG CTCGGGGAGGTGAGCTGCGAGAAGAGGCTGTGTCCCCAGTCCTGCGCAGAGCCCACCATgctcccagctgcctgctgcccgGCCTGCCACG CAGCAGATTCCcgggtcctgctgcagagcagtgacCCTTCCCCATCCCATGATGACTCGCCTGCCAGCACCCCACGTCCCAGCCTTCCACCATCCACTGCCTCTCCGCGCCGCCTGGCCCAGCTTCTGCTCCGCGCTAGCCTGCCTCCTCTGGATGCTCAGCCCCCTgacgcagcagcccccagcccctctccgggCAGCGCAGTGGCTGGGGCGTCTCATCTGCTGGGGCCAAGCCCCCCAGAGCGCCATGGGGGGCCCTTGGCAGCCGTTCTGCCCACTCCTCTCCCTGGTCCCACTGGCTTCTTTGGCACTGCGGCTGCCATGGGCAGCCCCAGCTCAAGCCCTGAGGCTCAGGGACCTCCTGAGGATGTGGACCCCtcagctgtgctgccatccagcaTGGAGCACCCCCGGGGCCACACGGCTCCCTAG